The Salmonella enterica subsp. houtenae serovar Houten genome has a segment encoding these proteins:
- the imdH gene encoding inosine 5'-monophosphate dehydrogenase: protein MLRIAKEALTFDDVLLVPAHSTVLPNTADLSTQLTKTIRLNIPMLSAAMDTVTEARLAIALAQEGGIGFIHKNMSIERQAEEVRRVKKHESGVVTDPQTVLPTTTLHEVKALTERNGFAGYPVVTEDNELVGIITGRDVRFVTDLNQPVSVYMTPKERLVTVREGEAREVVLAKMHEKRVEKALVVDDNFHLLGMITVKDFQKAERKPNSCKDEQGRLRVGAAVGAGAGNEERVDALVAAGVDVLLIDSSHGHSEGVLQRIRETRAKYPDLQIIGGNVATGAGARALAEAGCSAVKVGIGPGSICTTRIVTGVGVPQITAVSDAVEALEGTGIPVIADGGIRFSGDIAKAIAAGASAVMVGSMLAGTEESPGEIELYQGRSYKSYRGMGSLGAMSKGSSDRYFQSDNAADKLVPEGIEGRVAYKGRLKEIIHQQMGGLRSCMGLTGCATIDELRTKAEFVRISGAGIQESHVHDVTITKESPNYRLGS from the coding sequence TTGACGAAAACTATTCGTCTGAATATCCCTATGCTTTCTGCGGCAATGGACACCGTGACGGAAGCGCGCCTGGCAATTGCCCTGGCACAGGAAGGCGGCATCGGTTTTATCCACAAAAACATGTCTATCGAGCGCCAGGCGGAAGAAGTGCGCCGCGTGAAGAAACACGAGTCCGGCGTGGTCACCGACCCGCAGACCGTACTGCCAACCACGACTCTGCATGAAGTGAAAGCCCTGACCGAGCGTAACGGTTTCGCAGGCTACCCGGTTGTGACCGAAGACAACGAGCTGGTAGGCATTATCACTGGCCGTGATGTGCGTTTCGTCACCGATCTGAACCAGCCGGTCAGCGTCTATATGACCCCGAAAGAGCGTTTGGTGACCGTTCGCGAAGGCGAAGCCCGTGAAGTGGTCCTGGCAAAAATGCACGAAAAACGTGTAGAAAAAGCGCTGGTCGTTGATGACAATTTCCATCTGCTCGGCATGATTACCGTAAAAGATTTCCAGAAAGCGGAACGTAAACCAAACTCCTGTAAAGACGAGCAGGGCCGCTTGCGTGTTGGCGCGGCGGTCGGCGCCGGCGCGGGCAACGAAGAGCGCGTTGACGCGCTGGTGGCGGCAGGTGTTGACGTGCTGCTGATCGACTCTTCTCACGGCCATTCCGAAGGCGTGTTGCAACGTATTCGCGAAACCCGTGCTAAATATCCGGATCTGCAAATCATCGGCGGCAACGTCGCGACGGGCGCAGGCGCTCGCGCGCTGGCGGAAGCCGGTTGCAGCGCGGTGAAAGTGGGTATCGGTCCGGGCTCTATCTGTACCACCCGTATCGTCACCGGCGTAGGCGTACCGCAGATCACCGCCGTGTCCGACGCGGTGGAAGCGCTGGAAGGCACCGGTATTCCGGTTATCGCTGACGGCGGTATTCGTTTCTCCGGTGACATCGCGAAAGCTATCGCCGCTGGCGCGAGCGCCGTCATGGTCGGTTCCATGCTGGCCGGTACCGAAGAATCTCCGGGCGAAATCGAACTGTATCAGGGCCGTTCTTATAAATCTTACCGTGGTATGGGCTCGCTGGGCGCGATGTCCAAAGGTTCCTCCGACCGTTACTTCCAGAGCGATAACGCCGCCGACAAACTGGTGCCGGAAGGTATCGAAGGCCGTGTAGCGTATAAAGGTCGCCTGAAAGAGATCATTCACCAGCAGATGGGCGGCCTGCGTTCCTGTATGGGGCTGACCGGTTGTGCTACCATCGACGAGCTGCGTACTAAAGCGGAGTTTGTTCGTATCAGCGGTGCGGGTATTCAGGAAAGCCATGTTCACGACGTGACCATCACCAAAGAGTCCCCGAACTACCGTCTGGGCTCCTGA